AAACTTGAAAACTCCATGTCTTCTTCGCCAGAGTAAAATCCTAGCCTCAGCAATGCTTCCTGACATTTTAGTACAATGATCTtcatactaaaattaaaatgaaagcaTCTTAACTACCTAAAATCAGGAAGACAATACTCGCatttcggaaaaaaaaaaaaaggaaaaagaaaagaaaagtgcacGAGATAGAGACTCAATTAGACtagatttcaaaaaaaaacaaacaaattcctCAACATCAATCACAGAGTCGAATCGACTATATTCACGGGCCTATTTATCacatataataatattcatgttttttttttttttccagctTCAATctatattatcttttttttttttaatcttaaaattaatctaaaatgCACAGCGTTCATAAGCAGATTGATCTGCCACAATGCTTGCATTTGGTTAAGAAATTCGATCCAATTATATGGAAGCACAAAATCATAGGAACAAAAGCAGCACGAAACTTAAAACTCGCCTTCTAATATTTGATAGAAGAAATGCGTATGACGAGCAGACCTGCATCGCAAGAACTTCCGCTCCTTCCGAACCAATTCTCAAGGACTTTCTCTCATTCTTCACCTCTTTCTCTGCTTTAATCTCATCGGAAAACCTAACAACTTCTTCAACAATTGCCTTATTCTCTATCACTTCTTCAACgattgttttcttctctatctCCACGTCCTCTTCACGAGTGCTCTCATCCAACAATATGCGACTCACCGACGCTCCGCTCTCGGCAATCAGATTCTTCTCCTTCAACACCTGTAACAAGCCGGCGATATTCGCAATAGTCTCCGACGCCGAAACCGTCCCTCCTTGCATAGAATGTTGACGTTCTAACACCTTAATTTGAAGCTTAAGCTCGGCAATTTCCTGCAAAAGCGACTCGCGTTCTCTGGTCCAACGCTGCTCTTCGCGAATCCACCGTTCCTCTTCGCGAAGCCATCGCTGCTCCTCACGAATCCATCGAATCTCCTCGCGTTCATTGCTAGCGGGATTCAGAGAACGACAGATGAAGGAATTGGCAAAAGAACGAGATGAGAGCTTGGGAGatgaaaaaattgagagagaaaCGGGGAAGAGGCGGTGAGGTGTGAGGTGAAGAGAAGGATTGAGGAGAGGAAGAGTAATGGAGGAAGACATTGAAATGCAGCAGAGAAATTGAGGAGAGCGTGGAAGAGAGGGGAGAAATGGAGGAACGAAGAAGGAATGGAAGTGACTGTAAGAAGATATTTTTCCGATGAGCAAATCCCAGACTGCGCATTTTAAACCACACGTTTTGCGTGAAGCAACTGGCGGGAAATCCCGACTCAGCCGAGCCGAGCCATAGCCTCATAACTATAGccatctttttttattcatttatttattaaaaatcattttagtccctttgatttaaataaagtattaattattattattttgtattaaaaaaatcacttttatttaaaatatttttttaatctatataatatttaaacttttaacctAACTATTTAgtcatttatattttcaaaattttcaaattataatatataataatttagtctatatagtttaaattttgtaatgatTTAATCATTATCATATGTAAATCAATAAAGTATTGTCGACTTTATAAAATACAAGAAATCATTTTTGTCGAGAAACCGTGAGTCAAAGAGTTGAAACAATTCTTTAACGAAGCTTTGATGAACCTCAAATTATAAGCAATTAGTTTAGAGCTCGTTAGATGTTGaacataaaaagaagaatagtGGCTTCTCCTGCTAAGGAGAcctttttgtgttttttgttACAGCGACACAAAATCATGAAGAAACGGGAATAAGTAATAAAGAGGGTGACGtgttgtaacaatccaagtcTACCgcaagcaaatattgtccgctttggcatgttacgtattgtcgtcagcccaaacatttttaatacgcgtctactagggaaaaaTTTTCATACACTTACAAGGAagaatgtgggatctcacaatccaccccttgcaGGCCTACCATTCTTGCTAACACACCTTTCGAtatttggctctaataccatttgtaataacccaagccccccactagtaaatattttctactttgccccattacgtatcgccatcagcctcacggttttaaaacacatctgctaggaggaagaggtttacacactcttacaatgaatgtttcgtttcaccctccaaccaatgtgggatctaacacACCTCTTAAGAATTTTCATAATAGAACGACAAAATTTACACACCTCTTAAgagtaaatatataataaacaacTATGTACCAAATTCACGACTCCCAACTAAACAATTCTATACTTCAAATACAGATTAAATAACTCCTCGAATTAAACGACTCCAAGTTAAATAACTCTAGACTAAACGGCTCGAGTCTCCAAGCGTCTCCTAAATGATTATCTATCAAACAAACAATGccttaaattttaacataCATTTTCTAATCTAAGACAAACCAAGAGACCATTGCTTCCTTCGTCCTTAGCATGATTCAGATCATATTACATAAACACAATCTTATGAGCATAAACAGAATAAAGAAGTGCAGTAGATAAATGATTCTAATAATGGAATTATTTTGGACCTTGGAAAACTcatattcaacaaaaataaaatacaacaaAGCTAAATAATCTTCATCACCACTTCTCACAATCTACCAAATCACTAACGAGAAGCGTTTTGACCTCGGTGATCGGTGAACTTTGATAATATACATAAACGAATCTCGTttcaaaaataactttattgtaCAACAACCCATCTTGTTATCCATTCAATATATAGCTATCAATAACTTGTAGAAAGCATACCATACCATTGCTACCATTAATAATAAGGTTTTCTACATCAAAATGTAGACAAGAACGTTGCTGAAAGGGCACTTACACAAATCTCATGGCGAAAATGCTTCAATGGTGGACAATGACCATGTCGAGCATCCATCAGTTGGCGGTTTCGTTCGATCTTAGTCCAATTTGACGTTAGAATAGAGGAGGGTGTCCCTTGTCAGTGGCATCCTTAGAAGGCAGCATGACTGCACAGTCGAAGAACAAGGGTCagcaaaaattgaaaaggttgaaaatatttcaatctCACCCAATTTAGCCATGAAAGCAAAATGTACCAACCATCAATAGTAATGTACTCAATTTTTATGAACAGGATACAACAAGAAcccttttttatataaaagttGGCCAATATAAGATTCAGATAATACAACGAAAAACAATGTCAACAATCAAAACGACACTTTCAAACGAGAGCTTGATCATGAAGATGTATGTCTTGTTTGATAACACTATTTAGGCCCGTTTGATAATCGtctagtttttaaaaattgaacctGAACCTATACATACTACTTCCACCTATACCTATAGGTTTCCTGGTTTTGTTACCTACTTTTTATCTATGTTTTCAAAACCGAGCcaagttttgaaaacaaaaaaaaaaaaaaattaaaaaaaaagtgttttcgttttttaaatttggttaagaattcaaatgttcTCTAAAGAACGATGAAACCTATTGTAGAGAAATTATGAGAAAATAACCTTAGTTTTCAAAGATCAGTTAGGCAACTATGTCTAGTTTCtcacaaattatttataacagtgttcatctttcttaaagaaaattttgaaacattagccaaattccaaaaacaagtttttaaaaactaattctAAAATTCAGTTTGGAAAACATTTGTAAAAACCAGACGACAAAAAAGGAAACCTATAAGTAGAAGTAAtgattataaacttaattttcaaaaggcCACAAAAGTAGTAGTGATTATAAACTTAACTTTCAAAAGGccagaaaaaacaagaacagttgttgagaaaaaagaagaacataaTAGATTCACCAAtgtaagtttattttaaagacTTACCCCCATAAGAGTAGCAATCAAAAGGATGATTCCTGTGATCCAGGCAAGGGTAGTCCTAACCAATATAACTTCTTGAATACTTGTGTTAACTTTGACGTCTTCCACCAACCAACGTGGAGTCCGCCGAGGCTTAAACATCACATTTAATCCTTTTTCTGCCTTTGGTGATGATGatccagaaaagaaaatgactcCAACAATTTGACCTACAGGTTAAATTACAGGTATTTATGTAAATACTAAATCATTTGTTCCGAAACCAAAAGAGGTGTCGCCATTGACAATAATACACATATTCATCCAGTCATCATTGAACAAGAATAACATCAAAGTCAATATGTTATATATCAGTTTGCATAAAAACACACTTCTTAACAAAAATGGGTAGCTGAAAGAGACTAGAGATTAATCATGAATAATTGATACACTTCTCAAACAAAAGCAACCAACCACTTACCATCATATGCTTTTTGGAGTAAGTGGAATATCTTGGACAAGGTAACAGTAAATAGTCTCGATCTACGATCAGCATCTCCTTCAGAATCACTTTGATCTTTGAATGCCTGCTAACCCGTTGGAGAATATTGATtagaataaatgaaattagacgaaaaaaaaagtgatggCATTATTGTGGAGAATCAGAACACACAGCCACATTCAACCTATGTTATTTTGATGAACAAATGTATTTTTCAAGAAGATGGCAGAAATAAGGTTCCAGGCATCACCTATAGAAGTACTATTGTATTGTAACACGAGAAACCATAGTACTAATGGCCGCATCAGTGTCTCTATTGATGTTTACAAACGGAAGTTGAGTAATGTTATCCCAAAGaagaaacatcaaaatcaGGGAAAACAGCGTACCTTGATGCTATTGAACGAGCCGGTGATAAGCTCAGATGGACTTTGCACATTTTGTGACAAATCTTCATGAATGTGTATAGCCCTTTTAATATTGTGAACTAGACATAAAAAACTGCCTACAATTTCTCTGTCCCCTGTCTGCAAGTGAGCATAAAACACCAGTAAACACATGAATAGGAGACGTTTAGAAATAACCGAGTAACATTCTGAAAAGAGGGAGAAAACCTTAGACAGATGAAGATTTATCTGAACAGCATCACTCAAAGGCACAGCCAATTCCCCATTTAAAGTTTTTGATGCATCAGCAGCATAAGATCCACCAATAAAAGAGGCCTAGTCAGATATACAAACAAGCattgttaaaaatgaaatgagtaAAAGTATAGGCATCAAATTATACAATAAATATCATGACTTACAAATTCTCTAATGTCTTCATCTGTATAATCTGACAATGGTTCATTCAAAGGAACAATAGACACTTCATCCTCACCTGCTAATAACTAGCATTAGAAAGAGCGAAAGGtataacagcctaagcccaccactaatagatattgtccctttttccccgttacgtatcaccgtcagcctcacggttttaaaacgcgtctgttagagagaggtttccatacccttataaggaatgttttgttcccctctccatccgatatgggatctcacaaaaggGCGGCtgaaaatatttggaaaaaaagGCAACAATGACTTTGGAAGGAACAAGTACCAGGAAGTTGGATGTCAGCACTCTCAGAACCTGCATGAACCTTGCTCGTAAGGACATTTCCGGACAAGCCACTTTCGAGGTTTACAAATTCAGGATCTGCAGTttcagaagaagaataaaatgtttaagaCTTTAAAAACAAGCaagtaaaaataatgtttacAATATTATTGTCAAAATTACTGCAGAGACCATATGCTCCTTTAATTTCAAGCATAAAAACTGAACGAGGCCTATCAAGAGGATTTGGCATCAAAATCCCATTCAACTGCAAAAGGGATCATCAATAACATGATTAAAACCTTGCGGCAGCAGAGAGacgtaaaatttaaaaggaaaacatCTGCTGAATTAATCAAACAATTAAGAACCTTAGATGAACCAGAAGCTGAAAGTGTTGAAGACGGTGCAAAACCAAGCAAGACCGACACAGCAGCACCAACTTCTGGAAGTGACATCGAACTAAGCTGTGGAAATCAAATATGCAAGCATAGCATGAGAagctaaattataaacaaaaataccccttaactttgttctttgtttcaaaactacCATTCAAGCAGAAACCATTAGAATGGTAGACGAAATGCCAACATGTTTGAATGTCGTTCTATAAAACTTAGTCCCGACAAGTATTTTCATCACCAACATGTCGTCCACGTTGTTTTCAATCCAACATTTGAAGGAACGTCTACTCGAAGGATACTTATGATGAAATTTGTATGAAAAGTCGAGGATAATATTGCAACCTTTAACAGCATggaggtattttttaaacaaatggcaaagttcatgaaatttttttaaaatccattCACAATAGTACATCAATTCTAAACAGAAATGGCCGATACCGCTAAATAGAGAGATGAGCTCCTGAAtaccaaaatgaaataatcCGTATATTACGATGCGAAACATTGAGTGTGTTAACATTCAAGAAAGAACTCAACTCAGTTCTAAAAGCAAGTAGTTCCAGATTCAGTTTCTTCAATCCGCCAGAATTCGCAATACGCAAACACAAACACGgcaaacaatttcaaaacaattcAAGCTCACAACTCGAGTCTATTATCAGCTAACCAATAAAACCGATCACGCCGGagccaaaaaataaaacagaataAACTAAATTACCTCGACGCCATCATCGGGTGAATGAGATCGAAGATATTGATGCGACGAGCTATCGACGAAAAGCACCGTACCAGTATCCTCGCACTGGAtcaaacaaggaaaaaaaagtaaaacacgtcaaattgaagaattatCAGATCCCGCGGTTGCTACGTAGAATTAATCTGCGAGTGTTTAGAATCAAACAGAAGCATCGAAATGAAGAGATAGAACGAACCCGGGCGAGAGGGAGGATGATTAACAGAGTGAAGAATATGAATGAATTGCAGAATTCCATCTTGAAGAGAATCTGTGAACCCTGTGGCCTTGGAAGAACGAGATGAATCGGAAATCGCCGAGACGATTTCTACACACCTGAACGACGTGGGTTGCGTCGGGCCGATTTGTGGGCTTTTGATTCTGTCAGTATGTCCTCGAATCAACCATCGAATCAGCCCAAGTTCATCTTGTTtcgttaaaaataaataaataaataataactcacttttttcccctttctttttaGTTCATCATACAaagtaataatttatatacttaaaattcgtaataataatacttttttttatttagttaaaattatttaatacttcaactaaaaataaaatagcaacaataattaattatttaattatatcaacaTTCTCATTTCCTTTCAGCTACCCAGAGGtaaaaaatgtctaaaataCCCTTGTAGACATTATCAGAACTACCCATGAGTTCTAGGATTCCTATTTCCCATAGCCATCAAAATCAAGCGTGATTTACCTTTAATGTTTAAGTAAACTAACCAGAGTTAGTTAATTTGTGCCGGAGTTAATTTGGTTACCGTTAATATTTAACCAATCTAACCATGGTTAGTTAATTTGCACCTTGGTTCAACACATTAGCTGTTTCGCTAGCTTAACTTCATACAGGTGTGTGAAACTgatggcaatacgtaacgagccaaaacggacaatatctgctagccgt
This portion of the Cucurbita pepo subsp. pepo cultivar mu-cu-16 chromosome LG08, ASM280686v2, whole genome shotgun sequence genome encodes:
- the LOC111801150 gene encoding uncharacterized protein LOC111801150; this encodes MEFCNSFIFFTLLIILPLARCEDTGTVLFVDSSSHQYLRSHSPDDGVELSSMSLPEVGAAVSVLLGFAPSSTLSASGSSKLNGILMPNPLDRPRSVFMLEIKGAYDPEFVNLESGLSGNVLTSKVHAGSESADIQLPGEDEVSIVPLNEPLSDYTDEDIREFASFIGGSYAADASKTLNGELAVPLSDAVQINLHLSKTGDREIVGSFLCLVHNIKRAIHIHEDLSQNVQSPSELITGSFNSIKAFKDQSDSEGDADRRSRLFTVTLSKIFHLLQKAYDGQIVGVIFFSGSSSPKAEKGLNVMFKPRRTPRWLVEDVKVNTSIQEVILVRTTLAWITGIILLIATLMGSCCLLRMPLTRDTLLYSNVKLD
- the LOC111799730 gene encoding protein disulfide isomerase pTAC5, chloroplastic — translated: MSSSITLPLLNPSLHLTPHRLFPVSLSIFSSPKLSSRSFANSFICRSLNPASNEREEIRWIREEQRWLREEERWIREEQRWTRERESLLQEIAELKLQIKVLERQHSMQGGTVSASETIANIAGLLQVLKEKNLIAESGASVSRILLDESTREEDVEIEKKTIVEEVIENKAIVEEVVRFSDEIKAEKEVKNERKSLRIGSEGAEVLAMQEALLRLGFYSGEEDMEFSSFSGGTERAVKTWQATSGFHEDGIMTAELLEILYGEKVTESVGSDAKTDEKGNIPTDQKEGDNVAAVVNSITEISEIERTVVKEGSASFDVSQQRVFLLGENRWEDPARLLSSNGKASDGKTNFTSTKCLTCRGEGRLLCSECDGSGEPNVEPQFLEWVDEGAKCPYCEGIGYTICDACEGKTVK